The Methanosphaera sp. BMS genome contains a region encoding:
- a CDS encoding DUF2149 domain-containing protein — MSLKRRDIHHEEDNDPMASIVNMTDVMLVLAVGFMIFAIMSTGLETIMFSDMTQEQKQSAVEAAKEMIELEDNYQELNQTPENITSSGSGYQKMGTTYQDPKTGKMVVVQEELISPLLYAM; from the coding sequence ATGTCACTAAAACGTAGGGATATTCATCATGAAGAGGATAACGACCCTATGGCTTCAATTGTAAATATGACCGATGTTATGCTGGTATTGGCAGTTGGTTTTATGATATTTGCAATAATGTCTACGGGTTTGGAAACTATTATGTTTAGTGATATGACTCAAGAACAGAAACAAAGTGCAGTTGAAGCGGCAAAAGAGATGATTGAACTTGAAGATAACTATCAGGAATTAAATCAGACACCGGAAAACATTACCAGTTCCGGTTCAGGTTATCAGAAAATGGGTACTACCTACCAGGATCCAAAGACTGGAAAGATGGTAGTGGTTCAAGAAGAGCTTATATCGCCACTGCTTTATGCAATGTAA
- a CDS encoding MotA/TolQ/ExbB proton channel family protein codes for MATIPGGEILSGILNVIAQSLLIPVMILLVIFIIFAVYEIGSILAEYTGRRQLDGQKKDILLRNISSCVNSNQICQVINHSNLTNNDKELLCSIAKLDKNLYSKKTRETVARSMIEEQEFKISKSLELVDIVAKVGAACGLLGTIIPMGPGLAALGAGDMQTLTTSLTTAFNTTTAGLAAANICYVVSKVRRRWYDEEITALYDIAEVIIEV; via the coding sequence ATGGCGACAATTCCAGGGGGAGAAATATTATCAGGTATATTGAACGTTATAGCTCAAAGTTTACTTATACCTGTTATGATATTACTAGTAATATTCATAATTTTTGCTGTATACGAAATAGGTTCAATACTTGCAGAATATACTGGAAGAAGACAATTGGATGGACAGAAGAAGGACATCCTATTACGAAACATATCTTCCTGTGTAAACTCTAATCAGATATGCCAAGTAATAAATCATTCAAATCTAACAAACAATGATAAAGAGTTATTATGTTCCATTGCAAAGTTAGATAAAAATTTATACAGTAAAAAGACACGTGAAACTGTTGCTAGAAGTATGATTGAAGAACAAGAATTTAAAATATCAAAATCTTTAGAATTAGTGGATATTGTAGCAAAAGTTGGTGCTGCATGTGGTTTACTTGGTACCATCATACCTATGGGTCCGGGTTTAGCGGCACTTGGTGCTGGGGATATGCAAACACTTACCACCAGCCTTACAACTGCATTCAACACCACTACTGCAGGGTTAGCAGCCGCTAACATTTGTTATGTGGTATCTAAAGTACGTAGAAGATGGTATGATGAAGAGATAACCGCTTTATATGACATTGCAGAAGTAATCATAGAGGTGTAA
- a CDS encoding DUF2162 domain-containing protein yields the protein MFEEFLQYGILLAVLIFGVKIGLALGFSGIKRKTAIYILIAYGIGLIILSYICQPFTDQIYQIVYGYSSAIFAVIAVIILVTGFKTIYDWKVTGKNSGSATCMAMVAPCPCCFGAILASVIMIAPVAGVSTVALGSLSSVALVIVMAITYFLSTKIVSKIDKPYPIVLGNFMIFMGLYFLLCILILPNMVYVSEGSSIALASLSGTLAVVVGGIILMIIGAVMARKTSSFLNY from the coding sequence ATGTTTGAAGAATTCTTACAATATGGAATATTATTAGCAGTTCTAATATTCGGTGTTAAGATTGGACTGGCACTGGGATTCTCAGGAATTAAAAGAAAAACTGCCATATATATTTTAATTGCTTATGGAATTGGATTAATAATTTTATCATATATATGCCAACCATTTACTGACCAGATTTATCAAATCGTATATGGTTACAGTTCCGCAATATTTGCCGTTATAGCAGTGATAATATTGGTAACAGGATTTAAAACCATTTATGATTGGAAAGTTACGGGAAAAAATAGTGGAAGTGCAACGTGTATGGCTATGGTGGCACCATGTCCATGCTGTTTTGGAGCAATATTAGCATCCGTCATAATGATTGCACCGGTTGCCGGTGTGTCTACTGTTGCACTGGGGTCATTATCATCCGTAGCTTTAGTGATAGTTATGGCAATAACATATTTCCTATCTACAAAGATAGTCTCAAAAATAGACAAACCATATCCAATAGTATTGGGTAACTTCATGATATTCATGGGATTATATTTCTTATTATGTATCCTAATACTGCCGAATATGGTTTATGTATCAGAAGGAAGCAGCATAGCACTTGCCAGTTTATCAGGTACATTAGCTGTTGTAGTTGGAGGAATAATATTAATGATAATAGGAGCGGTAATGGCTAGAAAGACTAGTTCCTTCCTAAACTACTGA
- a CDS encoding Ig-like domain repeat protein has translation MSVSLVSANDEVDTLDTHDVDKLSTNMEDNTLNREDNSNIIKDDNNDLNAKTDESSSEEVKYTSDKNDSLKTASKKIEPTIRLSDYSIYRNQTTTFYARIMDENATGTAIFKINGITISDKLNVQNGIASTDFTVPVNWGLQTHTLTFVYAGNDIYKEARVNSTLTLEYDLDRLDANLKSSNYVAKYNQTVRLEVTLNKSATGKVAFKLKNKTIAIVDVGNGGAYYDFELKTITPNRYRLSVVYSGDWKFAEKRLNYNLTVIKINTKITTKNVTSKAGAQTIFTAKVVDEYNNNVTKTNVSFKLNAGSIGVVETDEYGIAILNTTTDYRLDKTNYTITAVVGANAIREANSTTAVLTMKQLKTKTQVSDINAKPGDKVTLSTSVADENGNPVLNGYVTVYVNSKKYTQINVKDGFARCSYSIPANMAGNLNLSSIYTGTWKYANSNSTGAIAITKLATKTRAGNVLTKPGFSSEFSANVTDQNQKNVNEGVVVFKLNGKVVGNATVKNGQAILKYADPLTAAGKYRINANYLGTDLYKESADENIYNVSQLKVVMSADNYSTVVGKTVTLKVNLLDESRYVVNNGTVRFYVNNTYIGNASVVKGVAQINFTPSLKYESKQVRYTANYTKNNYYLNATTYANLTITKQLEVYVSPNGNDNNFGNKTHPFKTISHAINHVALLGTINLAKGTYKENGILVNNSVKIIGTGVNDCIIDGSSSKMIFNASIEKYSLELQRVCLQNGKSSIPNTAGAIYSAGMLITNGVKFLNNAATGSNSAGAIYSLGSLNITGSTFINNTLTAPNAEGAVIRTINNNTTVIASTFMDNAAKGNMVAGGGAIYAQRVSLIIMNTTFNKNTATARNVTGGTLKIVNSTASIYNVRILNSNANATENAMGGSICDLSSNMELNNVTVQNSLIDAKSIASGGVIYLESAQMEITNSKFLNSRLKATNAMGGVISTYYGLTTIRGSDFELTNIASTNNSYGGVIYHTLGTLYTINTKFNNTLSKASTVYGGSIYFSGTTLKLNHTNITQSVINATSTGLAGALYSEANAEIEASNFINNKASGKSVGGGAIATLGNLVITKTNFISNNASNVGNAITGVQKLITINGNYWGSSSPNWKNELKGINEPTSYSKTQIIN, from the coding sequence TTGTCAGTATCACTAGTAAGTGCTAACGATGAAGTTGATACATTAGATACACATGATGTGGATAAGTTATCTACAAACATGGAAGATAATACATTAAACAGAGAAGATAATTCTAATATAATAAAAGACGATAATAATGACTTAAATGCAAAAACTGATGAATCCTCATCGGAGGAGGTTAAATACACATCAGATAAGAATGATTCATTAAAAACGGCATCCAAGAAAATCGAACCTACCATAAGATTAAGTGACTACAGCATATACCGTAATCAAACAACCACATTCTATGCAAGGATAATGGATGAAAATGCAACCGGAACTGCAATTTTTAAAATCAACGGTATAACAATAAGTGACAAATTAAATGTTCAAAATGGAATAGCATCAACAGACTTTACAGTTCCTGTAAATTGGGGTCTTCAAACCCACACATTAACATTTGTATATGCAGGAAACGATATATATAAGGAAGCCAGAGTAAATTCAACACTGACTCTTGAATATGATCTTGATAGGTTAGATGCCAATTTAAAATCATCAAATTATGTTGCAAAGTATAATCAAACCGTACGATTAGAGGTAACATTGAACAAATCCGCTACTGGAAAAGTTGCATTCAAACTAAAAAACAAGACAATTGCAATAGTCGATGTAGGAAATGGTGGAGCATACTATGACTTTGAACTAAAGACAATAACTCCTAATAGATACAGATTGTCTGTAGTATACAGTGGTGATTGGAAGTTTGCGGAAAAAAGATTAAACTATAATCTTACCGTGATAAAAATCAACACTAAAATTACCACAAAGAACGTAACATCAAAGGCAGGTGCTCAAACAATATTCACGGCAAAAGTGGTGGATGAATACAACAACAACGTAACCAAAACAAATGTATCCTTCAAATTAAATGCGGGAAGTATCGGTGTAGTCGAAACTGATGAATATGGAATAGCAATATTAAATACAACAACCGATTACAGATTGGACAAAACAAATTATACAATCACGGCAGTTGTCGGAGCAAACGCAATCAGGGAAGCAAACAGTACTACTGCAGTACTTACAATGAAACAGTTAAAAACAAAAACACAAGTATCGGATATCAATGCTAAACCAGGGGATAAAGTAACATTATCCACATCAGTAGCAGATGAAAATGGAAACCCAGTACTAAATGGGTATGTAACGGTATACGTAAACTCTAAAAAATACACGCAAATAAACGTGAAAGATGGATTTGCACGATGTTCATATTCAATACCGGCAAATATGGCAGGTAATCTGAACTTAAGCTCGATATATACCGGAACATGGAAATATGCAAACAGTAATTCAACTGGTGCAATAGCCATAACCAAACTGGCTACAAAAACACGGGCCGGAAACGTGCTAACAAAACCAGGATTTAGCAGTGAATTCAGTGCAAACGTAACAGATCAAAACCAGAAAAATGTGAATGAGGGAGTAGTTGTATTTAAATTAAATGGAAAAGTGGTAGGTAATGCAACGGTTAAAAATGGACAGGCAATCCTGAAATATGCTGATCCATTAACTGCTGCAGGTAAATATCGTATAAATGCAAATTACCTTGGAACAGATTTATATAAGGAAAGTGCTGATGAAAATATCTACAATGTAAGTCAACTAAAAGTTGTAATGAGTGCAGATAACTATTCAACAGTAGTTGGAAAAACCGTGACCCTAAAAGTAAACCTGCTTGATGAGTCAAGATATGTGGTAAACAATGGAACCGTAAGGTTCTATGTAAACAACACATATATCGGTAATGCATCCGTAGTTAAAGGAGTAGCTCAAATAAACTTCACACCATCATTAAAATATGAATCAAAACAGGTAAGATACACGGCAAACTATACCAAGAATAACTATTACCTAAATGCAACAACATATGCAAACCTAACAATAACCAAACAGCTGGAAGTATATGTCAGTCCAAACGGTAATGACAATAATTTCGGAAACAAAACACATCCATTTAAAACAATAAGCCATGCAATCAACCACGTAGCATTACTTGGTACAATCAACCTGGCAAAAGGTACATATAAGGAAAATGGAATACTGGTAAACAATTCCGTTAAAATAATAGGTACAGGGGTAAACGATTGTATAATTGACGGAAGCTCATCCAAGATGATATTCAACGCATCAATTGAAAAATACTCCCTTGAGTTACAGAGGGTATGTTTACAAAATGGTAAAAGCAGTATTCCAAATACTGCGGGAGCCATATACTCTGCCGGAATGCTCATAACAAACGGAGTTAAGTTCCTGAATAATGCCGCAACAGGTTCAAACTCTGCAGGTGCAATATACAGTCTCGGATCATTAAACATAACTGGTTCAACATTTATTAACAATACTCTAACAGCTCCTAACGCTGAGGGTGCAGTTATACGTACAATAAATAACAATACAACTGTTATAGCATCAACATTTATGGATAACGCGGCAAAAGGTAACATGGTGGCCGGTGGTGGAGCAATATATGCTCAAAGGGTATCATTAATCATAATGAATACGACATTCAACAAAAACACTGCAACTGCTAGAAATGTTACCGGCGGAACATTGAAAATAGTCAATTCCACTGCGTCAATATATAATGTACGAATATTAAACAGTAACGCCAACGCTACAGAAAATGCAATGGGTGGAAGTATCTGTGACTTAAGCAGTAACATGGAGTTGAATAATGTTACTGTACAGAACAGTTTAATAGATGCAAAATCCATCGCAAGTGGTGGGGTAATATACTTGGAATCAGCACAGATGGAAATAACCAATTCAAAATTCCTCAACAGCAGATTGAAAGCTACTAATGCAATGGGTGGAGTTATATCCACATATTATGGACTTACAACTATTCGTGGCAGTGACTTTGAATTAACAAACATTGCAAGTACGAATAACTCCTACGGAGGAGTAATCTATCATACATTAGGTACATTATACACCATAAACACGAAATTCAACAATACCTTATCCAAGGCAAGTACGGTATATGGTGGAAGCATATACTTCTCAGGTACAACACTAAAACTAAACCACACAAACATTACTCAAAGTGTGATAAATGCTACAAGCACAGGACTGGCCGGTGCATTATACTCTGAGGCCAATGCTGAAATTGAAGCATCAAACTTCATAAACAATAAAGCAAGTGGTAAGAGTGTTGGAGGGGGAGCAATAGCAACCCTTGGTAACCTTGTAATTACAAAAACAAACTTCATATCAAACAATGCATCCAATGTTGGAAATGCAATAACGGGAGTTCAGAAATTAATTACAATAAACGGTAACTATTGGGGTTCAAGTTCTCCTAACTGGAAAAATGAACTTAAAGGTATAAACGAGCCTACAAGTTATTCAAAAACACAAATTATAAATTAG
- a CDS encoding bile acid:sodium symporter family protein: protein MKRIFKLIEKYYVIIIILTVVITLFYPNSFKWVMGNIYGTNTINLLLGLILFGMGTTLKVDNFVNVFKRPKEVLVGISTQYIIMPLLALCLAKIFSLNEALTVGLILVGTVPGGTASDVITFLAKGDLALSVSLTAVSTIISPLLTPIITLLLIGNNIAFNPIEMFISIVQIVIVPIALGLFINYKFPKFAEELKEYLPAVSSIAICLIIGGVLGANKDAIMTTSWIILMVIILQYILAMIIGLIVSYLSGMKFKQAITIAIELAFQNSGLSTSLAKTHFPNLALATVPGALYSVWQNFAGAVLAFIFKRYVKDNEIE from the coding sequence ATGAAAAGAATATTCAAACTTATTGAAAAATATTATGTTATTATAATTATACTAACGGTTGTTATAACATTATTTTATCCTAATTCATTCAAATGGGTAATGGGTAATATCTATGGAACAAATACCATTAACCTATTGTTGGGACTGATACTTTTTGGAATGGGAACTACACTTAAAGTGGATAATTTCGTAAATGTATTTAAAAGACCTAAAGAAGTCTTGGTAGGTATTTCTACACAGTATATCATAATGCCACTACTTGCATTATGCTTAGCAAAGATATTTTCATTGAACGAAGCGTTGACGGTAGGTTTAATATTGGTTGGAACAGTGCCTGGTGGAACGGCATCCGATGTAATAACATTCCTTGCAAAAGGAGATCTTGCATTGTCAGTATCACTCACAGCAGTTTCTACGATTATCTCCCCATTATTAACACCGATAATTACATTATTATTAATCGGAAACAATATTGCATTTAATCCAATTGAGATGTTCATATCAATTGTACAGATAGTGATTGTTCCAATAGCACTGGGTTTATTCATTAACTATAAATTCCCAAAATTTGCTGAAGAATTGAAAGAGTACTTGCCCGCGGTTTCATCCATCGCAATTTGTCTGATTATTGGAGGAGTGTTGGGAGCAAATAAGGATGCGATTATGACGACCTCTTGGATAATTCTTATGGTAATTATCTTGCAGTACATACTTGCAATGATTATCGGTTTGATTGTAAGTTACTTATCCGGAATGAAATTTAAACAAGCAATTACGATAGCCATTGAATTGGCATTCCAAAACTCCGGATTATCAACCAGCCTTGCAAAGACCCATTTTCCGAACCTTGCACTTGCAACAGTTCCGGGGGCATTATATTCAGTTTGGCAGAACTTTGCAGGGGCCGTATTGGCATTCATATTTAAAAGATATGTAAAGGATAATGAGATAGAATAA
- a CDS encoding Ig-like domain-containing protein, which yields MKKSYVMLIFFITIIMASTIVFASDNQSDESPVQTDTGIQHDLIKTEPSHVKTADNNVYVNKSSKSTTEDGSKDNPYKTIDEKTVNKLKSNTIINVANGKYKLDTINLNNNISIVGQNKDKTILYTNSKNGLFNIPGGSSLTLINLTIRDYNSTVSAAINNNGTLKIENSLFQNAFRDSRSAKGGFIYNKMNLTVKDCVFDNDTASWGASIYTENAQTSIINTNFTNSETINVGGAVYSIRSKTDISNSTFMYNRGVSGAAIYNAFGNLTVNDTLFFKNDAQHFYGGAIYNTGRTITNNSFFIGNHATYDGGAITNTHHFLSTNCTYESNVAGAEGGAIQNIAMSENELGNLTLINTTFFENSATTFGGAISNKKMTDLTVCGIITIRDSVFLKNTGGEKGGAIHNLKYVDAEYNVFVDNSDDNNQTIVSQKENIISLENNWWGCSNPRWQDIGYTPKEWVVANYTNTSSFIKDYDTDVIVRIDTTNTGRVLTHLIPERKAIFYGDNTTYKLNNLEINKNVTNEVVTRSNSSIAQIDNDILTLTPIESKITYTLSNNNQTLNIKVNLPKNINGKLNLKLNGMTINNSKVINGSYTYKYDIPTQLSKANYTLNVIIQTNDKKVLRKNITVSIPKRDVTTAITIKNNTPIEVGSTIEVVATIKMGKNNVNHGYVTFKINNQTFASKIRVVNGTARATYTIEQTLKVKDYEISIVYSGDENKKSNRNKTTLSVKKHMVHVDFDSLDLFADSENPIRVYFYDSNNNFIPYGQAGYKINGKTINSSLQIDEGVVIINIKTPRVKDGETLKQTMTLKVGENNNHYAMSKDIELIIS from the coding sequence ATGAAAAAATCATATGTAATGTTGATATTTTTCATCACAATTATCATGGCAAGTACTATCGTATTTGCATCAGATAATCAAAGTGATGAATCACCCGTTCAAACGGATACGGGCATTCAACATGATTTAATCAAGACAGAACCATCACATGTCAAAACAGCAGATAATAATGTTTATGTGAACAAATCATCAAAAAGTACAACTGAGGATGGAAGTAAGGACAATCCCTATAAGACAATTGATGAAAAAACCGTCAATAAATTAAAAAGCAACACAATTATAAATGTAGCTAATGGAAAATATAAACTGGATACAATTAACTTAAACAATAATATTAGCATTGTTGGGCAAAATAAGGATAAAACCATTCTTTATACTAACTCCAAAAATGGGTTATTCAATATTCCTGGAGGCAGTAGCTTAACGTTGATAAATCTTACAATCAGAGATTATAACTCAACGGTAAGTGCCGCCATAAACAACAATGGTACGTTAAAAATAGAAAATTCCCTATTCCAAAACGCTTTTAGAGATTCAAGAAGTGCAAAGGGCGGATTTATATATAATAAAATGAACCTGACAGTTAAAGACTGTGTATTCGACAATGATACCGCTTCATGGGGTGCAAGTATCTACACCGAGAATGCACAGACAAGCATCATAAACACAAACTTCACAAACAGTGAAACAATAAATGTAGGTGGAGCAGTCTACAGCATCAGATCAAAAACAGACATATCCAATTCAACCTTCATGTATAACAGGGGAGTAAGTGGAGCAGCAATATATAATGCATTTGGAAACCTGACTGTAAACGATACATTGTTCTTTAAAAATGATGCTCAGCACTTCTATGGTGGAGCAATATATAATACGGGCCGAACAATTACAAACAATTCCTTCTTTATTGGAAACCATGCGACATATGATGGAGGGGCAATAACAAATACACACCACTTCCTATCTACAAACTGTACATACGAGTCAAACGTAGCCGGAGCAGAAGGCGGAGCAATACAGAACATTGCAATGAGTGAAAATGAACTTGGAAATCTTACGTTAATCAATACCACCTTCTTTGAAAACAGTGCCACAACATTTGGTGGTGCAATATCAAATAAGAAGATGACCGATTTAACCGTATGTGGAATCATAACCATCAGAGACTCAGTATTCCTGAAAAATACTGGTGGTGAAAAAGGAGGAGCAATTCATAACCTTAAATATGTGGATGCGGAGTATAATGTATTTGTAGATAATTCAGATGACAACAACCAGACAATTGTAAGTCAAAAGGAAAACATCATATCCCTTGAAAACAATTGGTGGGGTTGTTCCAATCCTAGATGGCAGGACATTGGATATACTCCAAAGGAATGGGTAGTGGCAAACTACACGAATACGTCCTCATTTATCAAGGACTACGATACAGATGTGATTGTCAGAATCGACACGACAAATACGGGACGTGTATTGACACATCTAATACCTGAAAGAAAAGCCATATTCTATGGAGACAACACCACATACAAATTAAATAATCTCGAGATAAACAAAAACGTTACAAATGAAGTTGTAACCAGATCAAACAGCAGTATAGCACAGATTGATAATGACATTCTGACTTTGACACCAATTGAATCAAAAATTACATATACATTATCAAACAACAATCAAACACTAAACATTAAGGTTAACCTACCTAAAAATATCAACGGTAAGCTAAACCTTAAACTCAATGGAATGACAATTAACAATTCAAAGGTGATAAACGGTTCATACACATACAAGTATGACATACCAACACAGTTATCCAAAGCAAATTATACATTGAATGTAATAATACAAACAAATGACAAGAAGGTTCTGAGAAAAAATATTACAGTAAGCATACCTAAACGTGATGTGACAACTGCCATTACAATCAAAAACAACACCCCAATAGAAGTGGGAAGTACAATTGAAGTTGTGGCGACAATAAAGATGGGCAAAAATAATGTTAACCATGGATATGTGACATTTAAAATCAATAATCAGACATTCGCTTCAAAGATAAGGGTAGTCAATGGAACGGCAAGGGCAACGTATACAATTGAACAAACACTTAAAGTAAAGGACTATGAAATAAGCATCGTATACTCCGGAGATGAGAATAAGAAATCAAACAGGAACAAGACAACGCTTAGTGTTAAAAAGCATATGGTACATGTGGACTTTGACTCACTGGATTTGTTTGCCGATAGCGAAAATCCTATAAGAGTATATTTCTATGATTCAAACAACAATTTCATACCGTATGGACAGGCAGGATATAAGATTAACGGTAAGACAATAAACAGTAGCCTACAAATAGATGAAGGTGTAGTAATTATCAACATCAAAACACCACGCGTTAAGGATGGGGAAACATTAAAACAAACAATGACCCTTAAAGTAGGTGAAAACAACAATCATTATGCCATGAGCAAGGATATAGAATTGATTATATCTTAA
- a CDS encoding glucose-1-phosphate thymidylyltransferase, whose product MKGIILSGGHGTRLRPLTHTGPKQLIPIANKPVIEYAIEDLRDAGIVDIGIILGTNMPNKIKDELKDGSHLGVNLTYIMQGEPKGLAHAAATAKDFVDGDSFVMYLGDNILKSGIEEFVSKFDESEFAARILLQEVEDPRQFGVAELNDNNEVIKLVEKPEHPKSNLALVGIYLFKNEIFDAISKIKPSWRNELEITDAIQRLIDDDKNVDSFIVEGWWKDTGKPEDVLDANQLILETIKTDIRGIVEENVKIKGNVIIGENTIIKAGSVIKGPAVIGKNCEIKGYVGPYTAIGDNTKIIESEIDSSIVIGSSVIHSDKRITESLLGQNSKIISDKNTYPKGRSFVIGENSIIKL is encoded by the coding sequence ATGAAAGGTATAATCTTATCTGGAGGACATGGTACAAGACTTAGGCCATTGACTCATACGGGACCTAAACAATTAATACCTATAGCTAATAAGCCAGTAATCGAGTATGCTATTGAAGATTTACGTGATGCCGGAATAGTGGATATCGGAATAATTCTCGGTACAAATATGCCTAATAAGATAAAAGACGAACTCAAGGATGGATCACATTTAGGAGTAAACTTAACATATATCATGCAGGGAGAGCCTAAGGGGCTGGCTCATGCAGCCGCTACTGCAAAGGATTTTGTGGATGGGGATTCATTCGTAATGTATCTTGGAGATAATATTCTCAAATCCGGTATTGAAGAGTTTGTAAGTAAGTTTGATGAAAGTGAATTTGCCGCCAGAATACTACTGCAGGAGGTTGAAGATCCCAGACAGTTTGGAGTTGCCGAATTAAATGACAATAACGAAGTCATAAAACTTGTGGAAAAACCGGAACATCCAAAAAGTAACCTTGCATTAGTCGGTATTTACCTGTTCAAGAATGAGATATTTGATGCTATTAGTAAAATAAAACCATCATGGAGAAATGAACTGGAAATCACAGATGCCATTCAAAGGTTAATCGATGATGATAAGAATGTGGATTCATTCATCGTTGAAGGATGGTGGAAGGACACGGGAAAACCTGAAGATGTATTGGATGCTAATCAGTTAATTTTGGAAACAATCAAAACAGACATACGCGGTATTGTTGAAGAAAACGTTAAAATAAAGGGAAATGTAATAATAGGTGAAAATACAATTATCAAGGCGGGTTCTGTAATCAAGGGGCCTGCAGTAATAGGCAAAAACTGTGAAATCAAAGGATATGTTGGCCCATATACTGCCATAGGTGACAATACCAAAATCATAGAATCGGAAATAGATTCATCCATCGTTATAGGTAGTTCAGTAATCCATTCCGATAAAAGAATTACCGAAAGCTTACTTGGTCAAAACTCTAAGATTATATCAGATAAAAACACCTATCCTAAGGGCAGAAGCTTTGTCATTGGAGAAAACTCAATAATTAAATTATAG
- the galU gene encoding UTP--glucose-1-phosphate uridylyltransferase GalU, producing MKAVIPAAGLGTRFLPATKAQPKEMLPVYNKPTIQYVVEEAVNSGIDDILIITGKGKRTIEDHFDKSFELEYNLKQKGKLDYLKQVQDITNMADIYYVRQKKQKGLGDAVRCAKKHIGDEAFAVLLGDTFTYSDVPCTKQLMDVHEKYGGSVIAIEELPEYKIERYGIVDGTHIEDNVYGVNNLVEKPKLADAPSNLGITGRYVLTPDIFDKLDSTDAGVGGEIQLTDAINAQDEVYACTFEGKIYDIGNTLEWLKSSIDMALTHDDVKEEILLYLKEKINEN from the coding sequence ATGAAAGCAGTTATACCAGCAGCAGGTCTAGGAACACGTTTTCTTCCGGCTACTAAGGCCCAGCCTAAGGAAATGTTACCTGTATATAATAAGCCAACGATACAATATGTTGTAGAAGAGGCGGTTAACTCTGGAATAGATGATATACTAATCATTACCGGTAAGGGAAAACGTACAATCGAGGATCATTTCGACAAGTCATTTGAACTGGAATATAACCTCAAGCAGAAGGGAAAACTTGACTACTTAAAACAGGTACAGGACATTACTAACATGGCCGACATTTACTATGTTAGGCAGAAAAAACAGAAAGGATTGGGGGATGCCGTTCGTTGTGCTAAAAAACACATAGGCGATGAAGCATTTGCAGTTCTACTTGGTGACACGTTCACCTACTCCGATGTTCCATGTACAAAACAATTGATGGATGTGCATGAAAAATATGGTGGTTCGGTAATAGCAATTGAAGAACTTCCTGAATATAAGATTGAACGTTATGGAATAGTCGACGGTACACATATAGAAGATAATGTTTATGGGGTAAATAATCTTGTTGAAAAGCCAAAACTTGCCGATGCACCATCAAACCTTGGAATTACAGGTAGATATGTATTGACACCGGATATATTCGATAAACTTGACTCGACCGATGCAGGTGTTGGTGGAGAGATACAGCTGACAGATGCAATCAATGCTCAAGATGAAGTATATGCATGTACATTTGAAGGAAAAATATATGATATAGGAAATACATTAGAATGGCTTAAAAGTTCAATAGATATGGCATTAACCCATGATGATGTAAAAGAGGAAATATTACTTTACTTAAAAGAAAAAATCAACGAAAATTAA